Proteins from a genomic interval of Zingiber officinale cultivar Zhangliang chromosome 1B, Zo_v1.1, whole genome shotgun sequence:
- the LOC121996544 gene encoding protein MIZU-KUSSEI 1-like has translation MRTIMAKSLHESSFSFSKRHFSHWMAGRGSEDRKKKEEGKVAAEEIFTLSSACDDDVDDIAPPVKAEARNKRSSSSTVAAVAVRVSRFRAALAAAVAGRHRPVGFGPRVTGTLFGRRRGHVHLAFQADPRACPAVLIELATPTSALVREMASGLVRISLECDRRGSAGKKLAEEPLWRAYCNGKKCGYAVRRECGPADWRILRAVEPVSTGAGVLPAGAGAGAGDAGETMYLRARFERVVGSRDSEAFYMMNPDVNNGGPELSIYLLRV, from the coding sequence ATGCGGACCATCATGGCGAAAAGCCTCCACGAgtcctccttctccttctccaagAGACACTTCAGCCACTGGATGGCCGGCAGGGGATCCGAGGacaggaagaagaaagaggaaggcAAGGTGGCCGCCGAGGAGATATTTACGCTCTCCAGTGCTTGCGACGACGACGTGGACGACATTGCGCCGCCCGTCAAAGCGGAGGCGCGCAACAAGAGATCGTCGTCTTCTACAGTGGCGGCCGTCGCCGTGCGGGTCTCGAGGTTCCGCGCGGCGCTGGCCGCGGCGGTCGCCGGCAGGCACAGGCCAGTGGGCTTCGGTCCCCGCGTGACGGGCACCCTCTTCGGGCGCCGCCGCGGCCACGTCCACCTCGCGTTCCAGGCCGACCCGCGCGCGTGCCCCGCGGTGCTGATCGAGCTCGCGACGCCCACAAGCGCGCTGGTGAGGGAGATGGCGTCGGGGCTGGTACGCATCTCCCTCGAGTGCGACCGCCGGGGCTCCGCCGGAAAGAAGCTAGCGGAGGAGCCGCTGTGGCGTGCCTACTGCAACGGGAAGAAGTGCGGGTACGCGGTGCGGCGGGAGTGCGGACCGGCCGACTGGCGGATCCTCCGCGCGGTGGAGCCGGTGTCGACGGGCGCCGGCGTGCTTCCTGCAGGAgccggcgccggcgccggcgaTGCAGGGGAGACGATGTACCTGAGGGCGCGATTCGAGCGCGTAGTGGGGTCCAGGGACTCCGAAGCCTTCTACATGATGAATCCGGACGTCAACAATGGCGGACCGGAACTGAGCATCTACTTGCTCAGAGTCTGA